The following are encoded together in the Pelagicoccus enzymogenes genome:
- a CDS encoding aminotransferase class V-fold PLP-dependent enzyme, with the protein MGFMDRKGFLRTIAASGAGAMLGGKLLGKTQAAASGAQEGAWKASNWNEVRSLFPLRKEVCYLNTGGLGPASQPVLDAMAQQNQMQARIGEHFHKYFGEARETAAAFFGVQPSEIAFVRNASEGNSILSSGLSLRKGDEVVFESHAHPGGSFAWMNRQKLDGVKVKVFEPSSVSPEENLDRLFAQVTKRTRVIQVSHVTATTGLIFDIPAIAAEAKRRGIWLHVDGAQSAGMFPFNLRELSCDSYATSGHKWLNGPIETGIVYIAAERNDEVDCSHLGAYSDDGYELPTSLEYVDAARRHEYGTRNAASILGLQTALELQTQIGKERIARHGAGLSQLVLQGLQEIDGLEILSPLDPAMRSSILTFRVPGVSCMDLSARLSKEHQFRTRVVTEQDLNGVRASWHVYHQEEDARRYVEAVRATVASF; encoded by the coding sequence ATGGGATTTATGGATCGGAAAGGCTTTCTTAGAACGATTGCGGCCAGCGGTGCGGGCGCGATGCTTGGCGGCAAGCTACTTGGGAAGACGCAAGCCGCCGCCTCCGGGGCGCAGGAAGGCGCTTGGAAGGCATCCAACTGGAACGAGGTGCGCTCGCTCTTTCCCTTGCGGAAGGAGGTATGCTACCTGAACACCGGTGGCCTTGGACCCGCTTCGCAGCCGGTTTTGGACGCGATGGCTCAGCAGAACCAAATGCAGGCCCGCATCGGCGAGCATTTCCACAAGTATTTCGGCGAAGCGAGAGAGACGGCAGCGGCGTTTTTCGGGGTTCAGCCCAGCGAAATCGCCTTCGTGCGCAACGCGTCGGAAGGGAATTCCATCCTCTCGAGCGGCCTGTCCTTGCGCAAGGGGGACGAGGTGGTGTTCGAGTCTCACGCCCACCCGGGCGGCTCTTTCGCTTGGATGAACCGCCAGAAGCTCGATGGGGTAAAGGTGAAGGTTTTCGAGCCTAGCTCTGTGAGCCCAGAAGAGAACTTGGACCGGCTGTTCGCTCAAGTGACGAAGCGGACGCGAGTCATTCAGGTGAGCCATGTGACCGCGACGACCGGCCTGATTTTCGATATCCCGGCAATTGCAGCTGAAGCGAAGCGCCGCGGGATCTGGCTGCACGTCGATGGAGCGCAAAGCGCAGGCATGTTCCCTTTCAATCTCAGGGAACTCTCTTGCGACTCTTACGCGACCAGCGGACACAAATGGCTCAATGGGCCGATCGAAACGGGGATCGTCTACATCGCTGCCGAGCGGAACGACGAAGTCGATTGCAGTCACCTGGGAGCGTATTCAGACGACGGATATGAATTGCCGACGTCGCTCGAGTATGTCGATGCGGCTCGCCGCCACGAATACGGCACCCGCAATGCCGCGAGCATCCTCGGCTTGCAGACTGCCTTGGAGCTGCAAACCCAGATCGGCAAGGAGCGTATCGCGCGGCACGGAGCGGGACTTTCGCAACTCGTTTTGCAAGGGCTGCAGGAGATTGACGGCTTGGAGATCCTGAGTCCGCTCGATCCCGCCATGCGAAGTTCCATCCTAACGTTTCGCGTTCCAGGCGTCAGCTGCATGGACCTAAGCGCTCGCCTCTCCAAGGAGCATCAGTTTCGCACTCGCGTAGTGACCGAGCAGGATCTCAACGGTGTGCGCGCCTCCTGGCATGTGTATCATCAGGAGGAGGACGCGCGACGTTACGTCGAGGCGGTGCGGGCGACAGTTGCCAGCTTTTAG
- a CDS encoding phytanoyl-CoA dioxygenase family protein: MKTTYPIPQLTSYGHKLEMDEDKVGLLRDSSDAAEDFLELRRRLEEDGYLYMRGYLDRDKVLAARSTITAQLAADDILDPAYPEFEARCKKGEGLCFMPDAARDSASVQELLYSGKLTDFYRQLYGEEIKHYDFTWLRAMRPGKGTNPHCDLPYMGRGTHQHLTCWLPYGDISYELGGLMILEGSHKRMDLLERYVYRDVDSYCENKPEQKKRAENGGWTFTGTLSHNPPAVRNSFGGRWLTTEFEAGDFLTFGMFLVHASVDNMTENTLRISSDSRYQRASEPIDERWVGVSPPGHSKAGKRGRIC, encoded by the coding sequence ATGAAAACCACTTACCCCATTCCCCAGCTGACTTCTTACGGCCATAAACTTGAGATGGACGAGGACAAGGTTGGCTTGTTGAGAGATTCTTCGGATGCCGCCGAGGACTTTTTAGAGCTTCGACGTCGCCTCGAGGAGGACGGTTACCTCTACATGCGCGGCTACCTCGATCGCGACAAGGTACTAGCGGCCCGCTCTACCATAACGGCGCAGCTGGCGGCGGACGATATCCTTGATCCGGCCTATCCCGAATTCGAAGCCCGCTGCAAGAAGGGAGAGGGGCTATGTTTCATGCCAGACGCGGCCCGCGACAGCGCCAGCGTGCAAGAACTCTTGTATTCAGGAAAGCTGACGGATTTCTACCGCCAGCTGTACGGGGAGGAGATCAAGCACTACGACTTTACGTGGCTGCGAGCCATGCGTCCGGGCAAGGGGACGAATCCGCATTGCGACTTGCCGTACATGGGTCGCGGCACGCACCAGCATTTGACCTGTTGGCTGCCGTATGGAGATATTTCATACGAGTTGGGCGGCTTGATGATCTTGGAAGGTTCGCACAAGCGAATGGACTTGCTGGAGCGCTACGTTTACCGGGATGTGGACAGCTACTGCGAGAACAAGCCCGAGCAGAAGAAGCGGGCGGAGAACGGAGGCTGGACCTTCACGGGAACGCTTTCGCACAATCCGCCAGCGGTGCGCAATTCCTTTGGCGGCCGGTGGCTGACCACGGAGTTCGAGGCTGGCGACTTTCTGACCTTTGGCATGTTCTTGGTACACGCCTCGGTGGACAACATGACCGAAAATACCCTGCGTATCTCCAGCGACAGTCGCTACCAGCGGGCGAGCGAGCCGATCGACGAACGTTGGGTGGGCGTAAGTCCCCCAGGCCACTCGAAGGCAGGGAAACGCGGCCGTATTTGCTAG
- a CDS encoding Gfo/Idh/MocA family protein has translation MINTSTSPFSEPPRGPVRVGLVGVTGYGSAYFEALTRLVDLGRVAWGAVTIINPEETAEQIKFFEERSVPVFGDYLEMLEEGKGLIDWVCIPTGIGWHTRMVVESLARGYQVTVEKPLAPTLQDVAEIQEAERRSGISISVGFQYAYQKETWDIKKRLLAGEIGTVRRIDCLALWGRGGAYYSRNKWSGRLHDGESWILDSPLHNALCHLINLILFWSGDELGKEANIVKMQAETYRAKPIESYDTVRSVATMDSGIEAAVVLSHSAHQRFDPEIRIVGDRGEIVWRFIGDYEVEIAGERTRHPKLGQIAVRDHMFDNILDRMEGKPARICTSDLGRGTVKWVNTVHDTTEIQDIPRAYRRAIRDESGDVFDTVADLEYFAIRSFRERKTFKEVGAPWAVQPSAADVANYDAFLATYCEDPTEGEAVQRIAK, from the coding sequence ATGATCAACACTAGCACCTCTCCCTTTTCAGAACCGCCGCGCGGACCCGTCCGCGTGGGCCTCGTCGGTGTAACCGGCTACGGTTCAGCCTATTTTGAAGCCCTGACCCGACTGGTCGATCTTGGACGCGTCGCTTGGGGGGCGGTCACTATTATCAATCCCGAAGAGACGGCCGAACAAATCAAGTTTTTCGAGGAACGTTCGGTCCCGGTTTTCGGGGATTATCTCGAAATGCTCGAGGAGGGCAAGGGGCTGATTGACTGGGTTTGCATCCCGACTGGCATTGGCTGGCATACTCGGATGGTTGTCGAGAGTCTTGCTCGAGGTTACCAGGTAACGGTAGAGAAGCCTTTGGCCCCCACCTTGCAAGATGTAGCGGAGATCCAGGAAGCGGAGCGACGTTCAGGGATCAGCATCAGCGTCGGTTTCCAGTACGCCTATCAAAAGGAAACGTGGGATATCAAGAAACGCCTTTTGGCCGGCGAGATCGGCACGGTGCGGCGCATCGATTGCCTCGCTCTTTGGGGGCGGGGCGGCGCTTACTACTCGCGCAACAAGTGGAGCGGGCGCCTGCACGACGGCGAGAGCTGGATCTTGGACTCCCCCTTGCACAACGCCCTCTGCCACTTGATCAACTTGATTCTCTTCTGGTCGGGCGACGAGCTCGGCAAGGAGGCGAACATCGTGAAAATGCAGGCGGAGACCTATCGGGCCAAGCCCATCGAAAGCTACGACACGGTGCGTAGCGTCGCCACCATGGACTCAGGGATCGAGGCTGCGGTGGTGCTCAGCCACAGCGCCCATCAGCGCTTTGACCCGGAGATCCGCATCGTGGGCGATCGGGGCGAAATTGTTTGGCGCTTCATTGGCGACTACGAGGTGGAAATCGCCGGGGAACGCACGCGTCACCCGAAGCTCGGCCAGATCGCGGTCCGGGATCACATGTTCGACAACATCTTGGATCGCATGGAGGGCAAACCCGCTCGCATCTGCACCAGCGACCTTGGAAGGGGCACTGTCAAGTGGGTGAATACGGTGCATGACACGACGGAGATCCAGGACATTCCGCGAGCCTACCGGAGGGCGATTCGCGACGAAAGCGGGGACGTATTTGATACGGTGGCAGACTTGGAGTACTTTGCTATCCGTTCCTTTAGGGAGCGGAAAACGTTCAAGGAAGTAGGCGCTCCTTGGGCGGTGCAGCCCAGCGCGGCGGATGTCGCGAATTATGACGCGTTTCTCGCCACCTATTGCGAGGATCCGACTGAGGGTGAAGCCGTCCAGCGGATCGCAAAGTAG
- a CDS encoding CRTAC1 family protein, with protein MPQPLPNPAGAVLCLLALATFSHAKPSNTWIRATAEAGLDGIQSSRLKFVDLNDDRRPDAVILPSSPTATPRVFINAPKDPSLGFKYIEKSDTFLPSLNKADILAFADLNNDGKQDAIIGRNLDIYQENFVPPATGPAYSSWLPGKGDGSFGPAQRISNATIATTCAIAVGDVNEDGLPDLFIGNWYERYFSGYEAYANDLLLQYPSTQDKLAFARWPLPNETVPTDFTTDLGGRPTYGTAFVRLDNGLPSLVELNYGRRWNRLYKMDTRSPLRLLKNYPATPFVNKDPAATAAHLVRHLKGRDIAAEAGVDGDAIRHGRHQKWPEELARDKPRSLRPDEPPFRANGNTFDIAVGDIDNDGDFDLFFSTIYHAWAGTSSDLSRFLVNQLQETGKLRFQESKHLSVDRLPRPPAAGEKWQYHHVRQNQGDIFAELADLNQDGRLDLILCSSDYADEPPYEERLRLFIQQDDGSFADQTASYGIDHIGAGMPSLADVDLDGDLDLLVGQSFNRLPTGKRQAASVASGALPANHTPDASPELRASLFLNPASESSQSILVSLEGDPGQSIARDAFGAIVRLTADLDNDPSTPEVTQIRQLMGPAGHAGKQHQFILHFGLGQASHASSIEIVWPNPERKITTAENLPAGYHHFSAL; from the coding sequence ATGCCCCAGCCACTCCCTAACCCCGCGGGCGCCGTCCTCTGCCTGCTCGCCCTCGCAACCTTTAGCCACGCGAAGCCCAGCAACACTTGGATCCGCGCCACCGCGGAAGCGGGCCTTGACGGCATTCAATCTTCGCGACTCAAGTTCGTCGACCTCAACGACGATCGTCGCCCCGATGCCGTCATCTTGCCAAGCAGCCCAACCGCCACCCCTCGCGTCTTCATAAACGCACCCAAGGATCCCTCCCTCGGTTTCAAGTATATCGAAAAATCGGATACATTCCTTCCTTCCCTCAACAAAGCCGATATCCTTGCCTTCGCCGACCTCAACAACGACGGCAAGCAGGACGCAATAATCGGCCGCAACCTCGATATCTACCAGGAAAACTTCGTCCCCCCCGCCACAGGGCCTGCCTACAGCTCCTGGCTCCCGGGAAAGGGCGACGGATCCTTCGGCCCAGCCCAGCGGATTAGCAACGCCACCATCGCCACAACCTGCGCCATAGCGGTCGGCGACGTCAACGAGGACGGCTTGCCGGACCTCTTCATCGGCAACTGGTACGAGCGCTACTTCTCCGGCTACGAAGCCTACGCCAACGACCTACTGCTGCAGTATCCATCCACCCAAGACAAGCTCGCCTTCGCGCGCTGGCCTTTGCCCAACGAAACCGTCCCCACCGATTTCACCACCGATCTCGGAGGACGCCCCACCTACGGCACCGCCTTCGTGCGGCTCGACAATGGCCTGCCCTCGCTCGTGGAGCTGAACTACGGTCGGCGTTGGAACCGTCTATACAAAATGGATACACGCAGCCCGCTCCGATTACTCAAGAACTACCCGGCAACCCCCTTCGTCAACAAGGACCCCGCCGCCACCGCCGCGCACCTCGTTCGCCACTTGAAAGGCCGAGACATCGCCGCGGAAGCCGGAGTGGACGGTGACGCCATCCGGCACGGCCGCCACCAGAAATGGCCCGAGGAGCTCGCCCGCGACAAGCCTCGCTCCCTCCGCCCCGACGAGCCTCCTTTCCGAGCCAACGGAAACACCTTCGACATCGCCGTGGGCGATATCGACAACGACGGCGACTTCGACCTCTTCTTCAGCACCATCTATCACGCCTGGGCCGGAACCTCTTCCGACCTTTCCCGCTTTCTCGTCAACCAGCTGCAAGAGACCGGCAAACTTCGCTTCCAGGAATCGAAACACCTCTCCGTCGATCGCCTGCCTCGCCCGCCGGCTGCTGGCGAAAAGTGGCAATACCATCACGTTCGCCAAAACCAGGGCGACATCTTCGCCGAGCTCGCCGACCTCAACCAAGACGGGCGCCTCGACCTCATTCTCTGCTCCTCCGACTACGCCGACGAACCTCCTTACGAAGAGCGCCTGCGCCTCTTCATCCAACAAGACGACGGCAGCTTCGCCGACCAAACCGCAAGCTACGGCATCGACCACATCGGGGCCGGCATGCCCTCGCTCGCCGACGTCGACCTCGACGGCGACCTCGACCTCCTCGTCGGCCAAAGCTTCAACCGGCTGCCCACTGGCAAGCGTCAAGCCGCTTCCGTCGCAAGCGGAGCCTTGCCCGCAAACCACACCCCCGACGCGTCACCAGAACTGCGTGCCAGCCTTTTCCTCAACCCCGCGAGCGAAAGCAGCCAGTCCATCCTTGTCAGCCTCGAAGGCGACCCCGGGCAAAGCATTGCCCGCGACGCCTTCGGCGCCATCGTGCGCCTGACCGCTGATCTCGACAACGACCCAAGCACACCGGAAGTAACCCAAATCCGCCAGCTCATGGGTCCTGCCGGACACGCGGGCAAGCAACATCAGTTCATCCTCCACTTCGGTCTCGGCCAAGCAAGCCACGCCAGCTCTATCGAAATCGTCTGGCCCAATCCGGAGCGGAAAATCACCACCGCCGAAAATCTCCCCGCTGGCTACCACCACTTCTCAGCCTTATGA
- a CDS encoding sugar phosphate isomerase/epimerase family protein, which yields MEFSILSDEISLDIEEALEHGAALGFRKYEIRCIDDYEHRLPYFKEGREKYLQAQVDSGAIEVSAVTPGVFKIDLSDPERVRKELDETLPLSCEMAVRLKAPTVIVFGFMRGPGSERSEVISLLKEAGKIARRHKLKLAVENEPGSFCDTGAATAAIVKEIGMDHVGINWDPGNALTAGEVPFPIGYEHVRPYLQNMHIKDTIPIPPDKWENRLVGDGGVNWIGQLQAVIKDRALSFLTVETHVFPVLESTREEMRRLKIYLETIKQLEQA from the coding sequence ATGGAATTTTCAATCCTTTCCGACGAGATTTCGCTCGATATCGAAGAAGCCCTCGAACACGGAGCCGCCCTGGGCTTTCGCAAGTACGAAATTCGCTGCATCGACGACTACGAACACCGCCTTCCTTACTTCAAAGAGGGCCGCGAGAAATACCTGCAAGCCCAAGTGGACTCCGGCGCCATCGAGGTCTCGGCCGTCACTCCGGGGGTCTTCAAAATCGATCTCAGCGACCCGGAACGCGTGCGTAAAGAGCTGGACGAAACCTTGCCACTTAGCTGCGAAATGGCGGTCCGGCTAAAAGCCCCCACCGTAATCGTCTTCGGCTTCATGCGGGGACCGGGCTCCGAACGATCCGAGGTAATCTCTCTGCTGAAGGAAGCCGGAAAAATCGCCCGGCGACACAAGCTCAAGCTGGCAGTGGAAAACGAGCCGGGATCCTTCTGCGACACCGGGGCCGCCACCGCCGCCATCGTAAAGGAGATCGGCATGGACCACGTCGGCATCAACTGGGACCCGGGCAATGCCCTCACCGCCGGCGAAGTGCCTTTCCCCATCGGCTACGAGCACGTGCGCCCCTATTTGCAAAACATGCACATCAAAGACACCATCCCCATCCCTCCGGACAAGTGGGAAAACCGTCTCGTAGGCGACGGCGGCGTCAATTGGATCGGTCAACTGCAAGCTGTCATCAAGGACCGGGCCCTCTCCTTTCTCACCGTGGAAACCCACGTCTTTCCCGTGCTGGAATCCACCCGCGAAGAAATGCGCCGCCTGAAAATCTACCTCGAAACCATCAAGCAACTGGAACAAGCTTAG
- a CDS encoding helix-turn-helix domain-containing protein: protein MPQSTSVRYGSWLKAPVRSQLGTISLVGSIKDTRGINPQSMRILGSYALILIRSGKGRYQDANGRDLSFKAGDAILVFPDLPHAYGPNASRKWEQIYTVFNGPQFELLQGAGILNPANPIWSLGAVDHWQHRLEEIFQVSPPQGELSSARTLGRFSALLSDMAATQAETKLSPGDAWLGESMHLLAEPSSQGWLTPQEAAQRVGLSYENFRKLFAKRVGESPGAFQKRRRIEHACAMIYQSSRSLKDLADEHGFCDVFHFSKVFSQVMGESPSAYRKRVNGS from the coding sequence ATGCCCCAATCCACAAGCGTCCGCTACGGATCCTGGCTAAAAGCCCCTGTACGCAGCCAACTGGGGACCATCTCCCTGGTAGGGAGCATCAAGGACACCCGTGGTATCAATCCGCAATCCATGCGTATTTTGGGTAGCTACGCCCTCATTCTCATCCGCTCCGGGAAAGGACGCTATCAAGACGCGAATGGCCGGGATCTGAGCTTCAAGGCAGGCGACGCGATTCTGGTTTTTCCGGATCTTCCCCATGCCTACGGCCCCAACGCCTCCCGCAAGTGGGAACAAATCTATACCGTTTTCAACGGTCCGCAATTCGAGCTGCTGCAGGGCGCTGGCATCCTCAACCCGGCAAACCCGATCTGGAGTCTCGGGGCCGTCGATCACTGGCAGCACCGCCTGGAGGAAATCTTCCAAGTCAGTCCGCCCCAAGGAGAACTCAGCTCTGCCCGCACTCTCGGCCGCTTCAGCGCCTTACTCAGCGACATGGCAGCCACGCAGGCGGAAACGAAGCTATCGCCCGGCGACGCCTGGCTAGGCGAGAGCATGCATCTCCTTGCCGAGCCGAGCAGCCAAGGCTGGCTCACCCCCCAAGAAGCTGCCCAGCGCGTCGGCCTCAGCTACGAGAACTTTCGCAAGCTCTTCGCCAAGCGCGTGGGCGAGTCCCCGGGAGCCTTCCAGAAACGGCGCCGCATCGAGCACGCCTGCGCCATGATCTACCAAAGCTCCCGCTCGCTCAAGGACCTCGCCGACGAGCACGGCTTCTGCGACGTCTTCCACTTCTCCAAGGTCTTCTCCCAAGTCATGGGCGAATCCCCCTCCGCATACCGCAAACGCGTAAACGGCAGCTAG
- a CDS encoding creatininase family protein, giving the protein MSISSNEILSSTAVAWGRYSDMKPREIEGVLAASPIAYVPWGALEWHSAHAPIGLDSTKAEGICVALAQRTGGVVLPAIPLAANTIKPYKGFPHSIDISQGLITSLAEEVCSQLADEGFRLVILFTGHYPPEQIDALQAGATRAQAKCEGTVFQVCADNHFLEGGDFTADHAGAYETSYQMHFQKGSVDVSRLPDRELSLDEDGITGVDPRKASEAQGAKQLEVLLKNALPQIRAWAKQG; this is encoded by the coding sequence ATGAGTATCTCGTCCAACGAAATCTTATCTTCGACAGCTGTCGCGTGGGGTCGCTACAGCGACATGAAGCCACGGGAAATAGAAGGCGTTCTGGCAGCGAGCCCGATCGCTTACGTGCCGTGGGGAGCTTTGGAGTGGCACAGCGCCCATGCCCCGATCGGCCTCGACTCTACCAAGGCGGAGGGCATTTGTGTCGCTCTCGCGCAAAGAACGGGCGGTGTAGTGCTTCCGGCGATACCGCTCGCTGCCAACACGATTAAGCCATACAAAGGCTTTCCCCACTCGATCGATATATCCCAAGGCCTGATCACGAGCTTGGCCGAGGAGGTTTGCAGTCAGCTCGCCGACGAAGGCTTTCGCCTGGTGATCCTTTTTACCGGGCACTATCCGCCGGAGCAGATCGATGCCTTGCAGGCGGGGGCCACGCGGGCCCAGGCGAAGTGCGAGGGCACGGTGTTCCAGGTTTGCGCGGACAACCATTTTCTGGAGGGCGGAGATTTCACGGCTGACCATGCGGGGGCCTACGAGACCTCCTACCAAATGCATTTCCAGAAGGGCAGCGTGGATGTGTCGCGCTTGCCGGATCGCGAGCTTTCGCTTGACGAAGACGGGATCACGGGAGTGGACCCGCGCAAAGCCAGCGAGGCGCAAGGAGCGAAGCAGCTCGAAGTTTTATTGAAAAATGCCCTGCCGCAGATTCGGGCTTGGGCCAAGCAAGGATAG
- a CDS encoding aldo/keto reductase, producing the protein MKTRKLGRTGLQVSEIGLGTWALGSSVYGDVERSASETLIQGSIDKGINFFDTAPLYGSKTEDGIAETVLGAGLGARKDEVIISTKFGRTATDVMPGRFTAKEARQSCEASLRRLGRSYIDLLFFHSPFGPEEIEDDVWAELDKLQAEGKVRSLGHSVSMYEDTRDMSADWMRDRKIDAIQVVLSPFNRETRPLIDIARHLDCGVVARECMANGFLSGAIRRDTVFPQGSLNARYSREEIGERVDYAESLKGLLLGGAVKTLPEATYRWVLDQPGVSLALSGAKSLAELEDSVRASQLEPYSSAVLERGEALHTQDFCPA; encoded by the coding sequence ATGAAGACGCGTAAGCTTGGGCGTACAGGCCTGCAGGTGAGTGAGATCGGTTTGGGAACATGGGCGCTCGGGAGCTCGGTCTACGGTGACGTGGAGCGCTCCGCTTCGGAGACCCTCATTCAAGGTTCGATCGACAAGGGTATTAATTTTTTCGATACGGCTCCGCTGTACGGTTCGAAAACGGAGGACGGGATCGCGGAAACGGTTTTGGGTGCGGGCCTGGGAGCTCGCAAGGACGAGGTTATCATCTCAACCAAGTTTGGACGAACCGCGACGGATGTGATGCCTGGGCGTTTTACGGCGAAGGAGGCTCGCCAGTCGTGCGAGGCGAGCCTGCGTCGCTTGGGCCGCAGCTACATCGATCTGCTTTTTTTCCATTCGCCTTTCGGTCCCGAGGAAATCGAAGACGACGTTTGGGCGGAGTTGGACAAGCTGCAAGCGGAGGGCAAAGTGCGTTCGCTTGGGCATTCGGTTTCCATGTACGAAGACACGCGGGACATGTCGGCGGATTGGATGCGAGATCGCAAGATTGACGCGATCCAGGTCGTGCTGAGCCCCTTCAATCGGGAGACGCGTCCCTTGATCGACATTGCCCGTCACCTCGATTGTGGCGTGGTAGCCCGCGAGTGCATGGCGAACGGATTTCTGAGCGGGGCGATCCGTCGCGACACCGTGTTTCCGCAAGGGAGCCTCAACGCCCGCTACTCCCGCGAGGAGATTGGGGAGCGAGTGGACTATGCTGAGTCCTTGAAGGGGCTTTTGTTGGGCGGAGCGGTCAAGACCTTGCCGGAGGCGACCTATCGCTGGGTATTGGACCAGCCCGGCGTCTCTCTAGCCTTGTCGGGGGCGAAGTCCTTGGCGGAGCTGGAGGATTCGGTGCGAGCCAGCCAGCTGGAGCCTTATTCGTCCGCCGTTCTAGAGCGTGGCGAGGCCTTGCACACGCAGGACTTTTGCCCGGCTTAG
- a CDS encoding DUF455 family protein → MVSSNAKVSGSRPLGGRMAAVKDMAGYLRALFEVEREFVSTATTLVYRVGDIELKYLLCQHVWEAAGHARFIRERGRELSGFGKGEAVRAEIRQIFEEAISPSDAMQALAGFYKVLKPALLAAYERYLEETNHLADWPSSKLVEEFIADEKRHGQEIEPFLEGVDCGEWEERLAACLRAIGGWLLSGTREPLPEGFVWSVSKKPYQHPATCNRGKYPVCSSVFGHDPEQDPIVRDWLEDPKTDARVVRLMIYVWLMMELDAVDYLATVFYDTRDAPFDLHFDLARHLWDESRHSQFGFRQLPKLGVDLSKLEHSLDLYNILVQMSPAERYAMMTMEFEAGSFPTKAKIMDRVRELNDFEADTLLAFDRNDEQGHVRYGHRWLPEIMKLFGETRPVPEFVEATRIRFEKLAAAFGGKTPHSLSPQERITGSDLLALAKAES, encoded by the coding sequence ATGGTTTCTTCCAACGCAAAGGTATCGGGCTCTCGCCCGTTGGGCGGCCGCATGGCTGCAGTTAAGGACATGGCTGGCTACTTGCGGGCCCTTTTCGAGGTGGAGCGCGAGTTTGTGTCCACGGCGACGACTTTGGTGTATCGGGTCGGCGATATCGAATTGAAGTATTTGCTTTGCCAGCACGTCTGGGAGGCAGCAGGGCATGCCCGCTTCATACGCGAACGAGGCCGGGAACTAAGCGGCTTCGGAAAAGGCGAAGCGGTGCGGGCGGAAATACGCCAGATTTTCGAGGAAGCGATCAGTCCAAGCGACGCGATGCAGGCCTTAGCTGGTTTCTACAAGGTGCTCAAGCCAGCGCTCTTGGCCGCTTACGAGCGGTATTTGGAGGAAACGAACCACTTGGCCGACTGGCCGTCCAGCAAGCTGGTAGAGGAGTTCATCGCCGACGAGAAGCGGCATGGGCAAGAGATCGAGCCCTTTTTGGAAGGGGTAGACTGCGGGGAGTGGGAAGAGCGGCTGGCGGCCTGCCTGCGAGCGATCGGCGGTTGGTTGCTTAGCGGGACGCGAGAGCCGTTGCCGGAAGGTTTTGTCTGGAGCGTATCCAAAAAGCCGTACCAGCACCCGGCAACCTGCAATCGCGGCAAGTATCCAGTGTGCTCCAGCGTCTTTGGCCATGATCCCGAACAGGATCCGATCGTGCGTGACTGGTTGGAAGATCCCAAGACGGATGCCCGGGTGGTCCGCCTCATGATCTACGTTTGGCTTATGATGGAGCTCGATGCGGTGGACTATTTGGCCACGGTATTCTACGACACGCGGGATGCCCCCTTCGACTTGCATTTCGACTTGGCTAGGCATCTATGGGACGAATCGCGGCACAGCCAGTTCGGCTTTCGCCAGCTGCCGAAGCTCGGGGTGGACCTCTCCAAGCTGGAGCACTCTCTGGACTTGTACAACATCCTCGTGCAGATGTCGCCAGCCGAGCGCTACGCGATGATGACCATGGAATTCGAGGCGGGTAGCTTCCCGACGAAGGCGAAGATCATGGATCGGGTGCGGGAGCTGAACGACTTCGAAGCGGACACCTTGTTGGCGTTCGACCGTAATGACGAGCAGGGGCACGTTCGCTATGGGCATCGCTGGCTGCCAGAGATTATGAAACTCTTTGGGGAAACGCGACCGGTGCCGGAATTTGTAGAGGCCACGCGGATACGCTTCGAAAAGCTAGCCGCAGCGTTCGGTGGCAAGACGCCGCACAGCTTAAGTCCGCAAGAGAGAATAACGGGGAGTGATCTGTTGGCTTTGGCCAAAGCGGAGTCTTAA
- a CDS encoding RidA family protein → MKKRILATACLTLTCISFASCADTPEKRLQELDITLAQSNAPVANYVSAVRSGNLIFLAGHLPKRSDGSLVTGKLGRDLATQEGYEAARLTAIALVSTLKSELGDLSKVKRIVKVSGMVNATPDYTEHSKVINGCSDLLVDVFGEQGRHARVACGYVSLPLDAAVEIDLIIEVE, encoded by the coding sequence ATGAAAAAACGTATCCTCGCCACCGCCTGCCTTACCCTTACCTGCATCAGCTTCGCATCCTGCGCCGACACCCCTGAAAAACGGCTCCAGGAGCTCGACATCACCCTCGCCCAGTCGAACGCGCCCGTGGCCAACTACGTCAGCGCCGTGCGCTCGGGTAACTTGATTTTCCTCGCAGGACACTTGCCCAAGCGAAGCGACGGCTCGCTGGTCACCGGCAAACTCGGCCGGGACCTCGCCACCCAAGAGGGTTACGAGGCAGCCCGACTCACCGCCATCGCCCTCGTCAGCACCCTCAAGTCCGAACTCGGCGATCTCAGCAAAGTCAAACGCATCGTCAAAGTATCTGGCATGGTCAACGCCACCCCCGACTACACCGAACACTCCAAGGTCATCAACGGCTGCTCCGATCTGCTCGTCGACGTATTCGGAGAACAAGGACGGCACGCCCGCGTCGCCTGCGGCTACGTCTCCCTCCCCCTCGACGCAGCCGTCGAAATCGACCTCATCATAGAAGTCGAGTAG